In one window of Rathayibacter caricis DSM 15933 DNA:
- a CDS encoding DNA gyrase/topoisomerase IV subunit B encodes MASTDYSARHLSVLEGLEAVRKRPGMYIGSTDSRGLMHCLWEIIDNSVDEALGGHGSEISVVLHADDSVEVRDRARGIPVDIEPKTGLSGVEVVFTKLHAGGKFGSGSYAASGGLHGVGASVVNALSERLDVEVDRNGRTYRMSFHRGEPGRFADAGEPTPDAPFTPFENGSELTVVGKVAKGVTGTRVRYWADRQIFTKGAAFQTEDLVTRARQTAFLVPGLTIDIVDDRAEERRAEMFRYDGGISEFVEFLAPDSAVTDVLRLTGTGTFTESVPVLTPGGAMVSTEVERTCEVDIALRWGTGYETVMRSFVNIIATPKGGTHQTGFEQGLLKLLRSQVEANARRLKAGSDKVEKDDVLAGLTAVLTVRLPEPQFEGQTKEILGTPAVRAIVAQTVGSTLGAVFSSSKREDKTQMSQLLEKVVAEMKSRISARAHKETQRRKNALESSSLPAKLVDCRSNDVENSELFIVEGDSALGTAKLARNSEYQALLPIRGKILNVQKASVADMLSNTECASMIQVIGAGSGRSFDLSVARYGKIILMSDADVDGAHIRTLLLTLFFRYMRPLVEAGRVFAAVPPLHRVVVMNAGKKPNETIYTYSEKELQGVLAGLAKAGRRFQDPIQRYKGLGEMDADQLATTTMDRARRTLRRVRVSDAENAGRVFELLMGNEVAPRKDFIVRGSETLSRDRIDV; translated from the coding sequence ATGGCCTCCACCGACTACTCCGCCCGTCACCTCTCCGTGCTGGAGGGCCTCGAGGCGGTCCGGAAGCGGCCGGGCATGTACATCGGCTCGACCGATTCGCGCGGACTCATGCACTGCCTGTGGGAGATCATCGACAACTCCGTCGACGAGGCCCTGGGCGGGCACGGAAGCGAGATCAGCGTCGTGCTGCACGCCGACGACAGCGTCGAGGTGCGCGACCGCGCGCGGGGCATCCCGGTCGACATCGAGCCCAAGACGGGGCTGTCCGGCGTCGAGGTCGTGTTCACGAAGCTCCACGCGGGCGGCAAGTTCGGCTCCGGCTCCTACGCGGCGTCCGGCGGCCTGCACGGCGTCGGCGCGTCCGTCGTCAACGCGCTGTCCGAGCGACTCGACGTCGAGGTCGACCGCAACGGCCGCACCTACCGGATGTCCTTCCACCGCGGCGAGCCCGGGCGGTTCGCCGATGCGGGGGAGCCGACTCCGGACGCCCCGTTCACGCCCTTCGAGAACGGCTCGGAGCTGACCGTCGTCGGCAAGGTGGCGAAGGGCGTCACCGGCACGCGTGTGCGCTACTGGGCCGATCGGCAGATCTTCACCAAGGGCGCCGCGTTCCAGACGGAGGACCTGGTGACCCGGGCGCGGCAGACGGCGTTCCTGGTGCCGGGGCTCACGATCGACATCGTCGACGACCGCGCCGAGGAGCGGCGCGCCGAGATGTTCCGCTACGACGGCGGCATCTCGGAGTTCGTCGAGTTCCTCGCCCCCGATTCCGCGGTGACCGACGTGCTCCGGCTCACGGGCACCGGCACCTTCACCGAGAGCGTGCCCGTGCTCACCCCCGGCGGTGCGATGGTCTCGACCGAGGTCGAGCGCACCTGCGAGGTCGACATCGCGCTGCGCTGGGGAACGGGCTACGAGACGGTGATGCGCAGCTTCGTCAACATCATCGCCACTCCCAAGGGCGGGACGCACCAGACCGGCTTCGAGCAGGGACTGCTGAAGCTGCTCCGCTCGCAGGTCGAGGCGAACGCCCGCCGACTCAAGGCGGGCTCCGACAAGGTCGAGAAGGACGACGTCCTGGCCGGCCTGACCGCGGTGCTGACCGTGCGCCTGCCCGAGCCGCAGTTCGAGGGGCAGACGAAGGAGATCCTCGGGACGCCGGCGGTGCGCGCCATCGTGGCCCAGACCGTCGGATCGACGCTGGGCGCGGTCTTCTCGTCGTCCAAGCGCGAGGACAAGACGCAGATGTCGCAGCTGCTCGAGAAGGTCGTCGCCGAGATGAAGTCGCGCATCTCGGCCCGCGCGCACAAGGAGACGCAGCGCCGCAAGAACGCGCTGGAGTCCTCCTCGCTTCCCGCGAAGCTCGTCGACTGCCGCAGCAACGACGTCGAGAACAGCGAGCTGTTCATCGTCGAGGGCGACTCGGCGCTCGGCACGGCCAAACTGGCCCGCAACAGCGAGTACCAGGCGCTGCTGCCCATCCGCGGCAAGATCCTCAACGTGCAGAAGGCCAGCGTCGCCGACATGCTCTCGAACACGGAGTGCGCGTCCATGATCCAGGTCATCGGAGCCGGCTCGGGCCGCTCCTTCGACCTGTCGGTCGCGCGCTACGGGAAGATCATCCTGATGAGCGACGCCGATGTCGACGGCGCCCACATCCGGACCCTGCTGCTGACGCTCTTCTTCCGCTACATGCGTCCGCTCGTGGAGGCGGGGCGCGTGTTCGCCGCCGTGCCCCCGCTGCACCGGGTGGTCGTCATGAACGCGGGCAAGAAGCCGAACGAGACGATCTACACCTACTCCGAGAAGGAGCTGCAGGGCGTCCTGGCCGGTCTCGCCAAGGCCGGACGCCGGTTCCAGGACCCCATCCAGCGCTACAAGGGCCTCGGGGAGATGGATGCGGACCAGCTCGCGACCACCACGATGGATCGGGCGCGCCGGACGCTGCGACGCGTCCGCGTCTCGGACGCCGAGAACGCGGGCCGCGTCTTCGAGCTGCTGATGGGCAACGAGGTCGCGCCGCGGAAGGACTTCATCGTCCGCGGGTCCGAGACGCTCTCGCGCGACCGAATCGACGTCTGA
- a CDS encoding DUF3710 domain-containing protein yields MSDIQAATGSDAPAETVEQDFEKSAPEDRAEAGPLDEREANPVRPYIDLGGVKVLPREGMHIRLEVEEGTKRVIAVGLDYAGSTLQVQPFAAPRSSGLWHEIRGQIADQVAKQGGRTAEREGVFGPELVAQLPIAGGESRVARFVGVDGPRWFLRGVIAGAGAVNQEAAAAVEDLFRSIVVVRGSGPMPPRDLIPLKVPTGGQTQQSAS; encoded by the coding sequence ATGAGCGACATCCAGGCAGCGACCGGCTCGGACGCGCCCGCCGAGACCGTCGAGCAGGACTTCGAGAAGTCCGCTCCCGAGGATCGCGCGGAGGCGGGGCCCCTCGACGAGCGCGAGGCCAACCCGGTCCGTCCCTACATCGACCTCGGCGGAGTGAAGGTGCTCCCGCGCGAGGGCATGCACATCCGCCTCGAAGTCGAGGAGGGGACGAAGCGGGTCATCGCCGTCGGCCTCGACTACGCCGGCTCGACCCTGCAGGTGCAGCCGTTCGCCGCACCGCGCTCGTCCGGACTGTGGCACGAGATCCGCGGTCAGATCGCCGACCAGGTCGCCAAGCAGGGCGGTCGCACCGCCGAGCGGGAGGGCGTCTTCGGACCCGAGCTCGTCGCGCAGCTCCCGATCGCGGGAGGGGAGTCGCGCGTCGCCCGCTTCGTCGGCGTCGACGGTCCCCGCTGGTTCCTGCGCGGAGTGATCGCCGGCGCGGGTGCGGTGAACCAAGAGGCGGCCGCCGCGGTGGAGGACCTGTTCCGCAGCATCGTCGTCGTCCGCGGCTCCGGCCCCATGCCTCCCCGCGACCTGATCCCGCTCAAGGTCCCCACCGGCGGGCAGACCCAGCAGAGCGCGAGCTGA
- a CDS encoding alkaline phosphatase family protein, whose product MTHMLPAAPLGRRSLADVLPGALDAVLGVPGVFGAPRVDRVVVVLVDGLGASSLKQRAGHARTLAPALTRATTIPSGFPTTTAAALASLTTGTRPGEHGMVGYRVLDRSADRLVNQLSGWDAGMVPELWQPRPTVFERATAEHVAASVIGPSRYARSGLTRAILRGAEYRSAGSIAERFAAARDLLDGGGRRLVYLYVPELDMTSHARGWESPEWTAALELLDGEVSSFVRGLGPREAALVTADHGVLDVPASSHVLVGGPLLEGVRHLAGEPRCLQLHLEADADLGAVLERWRAAEGDRAWIASRDEVAASGWFGEVGPAAADRMGDVFVAARKAIAYYDAEDASGRSMVGQHGSLTPEETQVPLIGFGAFAGV is encoded by the coding sequence ATGACCCACATGCTACCCGCCGCCCCCCTCGGGCGGCGGAGCCTCGCCGACGTCCTCCCCGGTGCCCTCGACGCGGTGCTCGGCGTGCCGGGCGTGTTCGGCGCCCCGAGGGTCGACCGCGTCGTCGTCGTCCTGGTGGACGGGCTGGGGGCGTCGAGCCTGAAGCAGCGTGCCGGCCACGCCCGCACCCTCGCGCCCGCGCTGACGCGCGCGACGACCATCCCCTCCGGGTTCCCGACGACCACCGCCGCAGCACTCGCCAGTCTCACGACGGGGACGCGGCCCGGAGAGCACGGCATGGTGGGGTACCGGGTGCTCGACCGCTCGGCCGACCGCCTCGTCAACCAGCTCTCGGGGTGGGACGCGGGCATGGTCCCGGAGCTGTGGCAGCCGCGTCCGACGGTCTTCGAGCGGGCGACCGCGGAGCACGTCGCCGCGAGCGTCATCGGCCCGTCGCGGTACGCCAGGTCGGGCCTGACCCGCGCGATCCTCCGCGGGGCCGAGTACCGGTCGGCCGGCAGCATCGCCGAGCGCTTCGCGGCCGCGCGCGATCTGCTCGACGGCGGTGGGCGCCGCCTCGTCTACCTGTACGTGCCCGAGCTCGACATGACTTCGCACGCCCGCGGCTGGGAGTCGCCGGAGTGGACCGCCGCCCTCGAGCTCCTCGACGGCGAGGTCTCGTCGTTCGTCCGCGGCCTGGGGCCGCGCGAGGCCGCGCTGGTCACGGCCGATCACGGCGTCCTCGACGTCCCTGCCTCCTCCCACGTGCTCGTCGGAGGACCGCTTCTGGAGGGGGTGCGCCACCTCGCCGGCGAGCCCCGCTGCCTCCAGCTGCACCTGGAGGCCGACGCCGATCTCGGAGCCGTGCTCGAGCGCTGGCGGGCTGCCGAGGGCGACAGAGCGTGGATCGCCTCGCGCGACGAGGTCGCCGCCAGCGGCTGGTTCGGCGAGGTCGGCCCCGCCGCCGCCGACCGGATGGGCGACGTGTTCGTCGCAGCCCGGAAGGCGATCGCCTACTACGACGCCGAGGACGCCTCCGGCCGCTCCATGGTCGGCCAGCACGGCTCGCTCACCCCCGAGGAGACCCAGGTGCCGCTGATCGGCTTCGGAGCCTTCGCGGGCGTCTGA
- the dut gene encoding dUTP diphosphatase yields MNESVDVPIRADSIPGYAHPGDAGADLRASEDVVVAPGRRASVGTGVSIALPDGHVGFVVPRSGLAFKHGITIVNAPGTIDAGYRGEIRVALLNTDAEQAYRVSAGDRIAQLVIVPVVRARFTPVDELPDSVRGLGGFGSTGYDASTTSTPKENA; encoded by the coding sequence GTGAACGAATCCGTCGACGTCCCGATCCGCGCGGACAGCATCCCCGGCTACGCGCACCCCGGAGACGCCGGAGCAGATCTGCGAGCGAGCGAGGACGTGGTCGTCGCCCCCGGTCGGCGAGCCAGCGTCGGCACCGGAGTGTCCATCGCCCTCCCGGACGGCCACGTCGGCTTCGTCGTCCCGCGCAGCGGGCTGGCCTTCAAGCACGGCATCACCATCGTCAACGCCCCCGGCACCATCGACGCCGGCTACCGGGGCGAGATCCGCGTCGCGCTCCTCAACACCGATGCGGAGCAGGCCTACCGCGTCTCGGCGGGCGACCGGATCGCGCAGCTCGTGATCGTCCCCGTCGTCCGCGCGCGCTTCACCCCGGTCGACGAGCTGCCCGACTCCGTCCGCGGACTCGGCGGCTTCGGATCGACCGGCTACGACGCCTCCACGACCAGCACTCCGAAGGAGAACGCATGA
- a CDS encoding DUF3159 domain-containing protein, with the protein MEQSPSEERPGEPEAPRPEVGEAIAQAARRSALGAVADGEPFDGRALLRSMGGVRGILEAVVPGVAFVLLFTITGELVLSLVASVGLAVAFTVARILGRTPVIQAVGGLLGVVVSAVLALVTGRAVDNFVPGLITNLVYGAVFLVSVLVRWPLIGVAAGYLMGEGTAWRDDKRKRRLFAALTLAWAGLFLLRLAVQYPLFLAEDTTALGTWKLVLGLPLYAPLLVLTVLAVRAEYRGARERADEGTAAPRA; encoded by the coding sequence ATGGAGCAGAGCCCGTCCGAGGAGCGGCCGGGGGAGCCCGAGGCTCCCCGACCCGAGGTGGGCGAGGCGATCGCGCAGGCCGCGCGGCGCTCGGCCCTCGGAGCCGTCGCCGACGGCGAGCCGTTCGACGGCCGCGCGCTGCTGCGCTCGATGGGCGGGGTGCGCGGGATCCTCGAGGCCGTCGTGCCCGGAGTCGCCTTCGTCCTCCTCTTCACGATCACCGGCGAGCTCGTGCTCTCGCTCGTCGCGTCGGTCGGCCTGGCGGTCGCCTTCACCGTCGCCAGGATCCTCGGTCGGACACCCGTGATCCAGGCCGTGGGCGGACTGCTCGGCGTCGTCGTGTCGGCGGTGCTCGCGCTGGTCACCGGACGCGCGGTCGACAACTTCGTGCCGGGGCTGATCACCAACCTGGTCTACGGCGCGGTCTTCCTGGTGTCCGTGCTCGTGCGGTGGCCGCTGATCGGAGTGGCCGCCGGCTACCTGATGGGCGAGGGCACCGCGTGGCGGGACGACAAGCGCAAGCGCCGCCTCTTCGCCGCGCTGACGCTCGCCTGGGCCGGACTGTTCCTGCTCCGCCTCGCGGTGCAGTACCCGCTGTTCCTCGCCGAGGACACGACTGCGCTCGGCACGTGGAAGCTCGTGCTCGGCCTTCCGCTCTACGCGCCGCTGCTGGTGCTCACCGTGCTCGCCGTGCGCGCCGAGTACCGCGGCGCTCGGGAGCGCGCGGACGAGGGAACCGCCGCGCCGCGTGCGTGA
- a CDS encoding DUF4193 domain-containing protein, translating to MATDYDAPRKTDDDSESIEALKERVPDKMSGVVDVDDADNPGGFELPGADLSDLDLDVVVLPPQADEFTCVSCFLVKHRSQIDHEEKLGPICLECAA from the coding sequence ATGGCTACGGACTACGACGCCCCCCGCAAGACCGATGACGACTCCGAGTCGATCGAGGCCCTGAAGGAGCGAGTCCCCGACAAGATGTCCGGAGTCGTCGACGTCGATGACGCCGACAACCCGGGCGGATTCGAACTGCCCGGAGCCGATCTCTCCGACCTCGATCTGGACGTCGTGGTCCTTCCGCCCCAGGCGGACGAATTCACGTGCGTGAGCTGCTTCCTCGTGAAGCACCGCTCTCAGATCGACCACGAGGAGAAGCTGGGACCGATCTGCCTGGAGTGCGCCGCTTAG
- a CDS encoding DNA gyrase/topoisomerase IV subunit A, with translation MNAATPSQPAHSSLVERIEDVDVSTEMEGSFLEYAYSVIYSRALPDARDGLKPVQRRILYMMSEMGLRPDHGHVKSARVTGEVMGKLHPHGDASIYDSLVRLAQPFTLRVPLVDGHGNFGSLDDGPAAARYTEARLAPAALAMTEHLGEDVVDFVPNYDNSHQQPEVLPAAFPNLLVNGASGIAVGMATNMAPHNLIEVIGAARHLIAHPDASLEDLMSFVPGPDFPSGGTIVGLAGVRDAYATGRGSFKTRARVSVESITARKSGLVVTELPYLVGAEKVIDKIKDGVQNKKLSGIADVTDLTDRDNGLRLVIGIKTGFSPEAVLEQLYRYTPLEDAFAINNVALVDGQPRTLGLKELLQVYVGHRVTVVTRRSRYRLRKRQERLHLVEGLLVAILDIDEVIQLIRGSDDTAAARARLIEVFDLSTIQADYILELQLRRLTKFSRIELETERDTLLAEIAELEELLGSRARIEALVSDELDDVAQRLGTPRRTLLTEARPSVATTGRKTAAVLEIADVPCRIHLSTTGRMVRVDRDPEAAAQPVRATRRSKHDAVLSTLDTTSRSEIGAVTSAGRLLRFSPVDVPSVPSSSVQLGAGVRMADYLTGLAKNERVLALVALDDTRPIALGTLQGVVKRVSVSELQSRPDIELIALRPKDAVVGAAPAADDDELVFVTGEAQLLRFSASAVRPQGRTAAGMAGVKLGETDEVVHFSVVSADDREDAVVATVAVDSWALTGTDAGSAKVSPFSEFPSKGRATGGVRAQRFLKGETALGVAWVGPGPAHALEADGSVAALPESGMKRDGSGVPVAAPIATIGAAPELL, from the coding sequence ATGAACGCTGCAACCCCCTCCCAGCCCGCGCACTCCTCGCTGGTCGAGCGCATCGAGGACGTCGACGTCTCCACCGAGATGGAGGGCTCGTTCCTCGAGTACGCCTACTCGGTCATCTATTCGCGCGCCCTTCCCGATGCTCGCGACGGTCTGAAGCCCGTGCAGCGCCGGATCCTCTACATGATGAGCGAGATGGGTCTGCGTCCCGATCACGGCCACGTGAAGTCGGCCCGCGTGACCGGCGAAGTGATGGGCAAGCTGCACCCGCACGGCGACGCCTCGATCTACGACTCCCTCGTGCGCCTCGCGCAGCCGTTCACCCTCCGGGTCCCGCTGGTCGACGGGCACGGCAACTTCGGCTCCCTCGACGACGGTCCTGCGGCCGCCCGCTACACCGAGGCGCGTCTCGCCCCCGCCGCCCTGGCGATGACGGAGCACCTCGGCGAGGACGTCGTCGACTTCGTCCCCAACTACGACAACTCGCACCAGCAGCCGGAGGTGCTGCCGGCCGCGTTCCCGAACCTCCTGGTCAACGGCGCGAGCGGCATCGCGGTCGGCATGGCCACGAACATGGCCCCGCACAACCTCATCGAGGTCATCGGCGCGGCGCGGCACCTCATCGCGCACCCCGACGCCTCGCTCGAGGATCTGATGTCCTTCGTGCCCGGTCCCGACTTCCCGAGCGGGGGGACCATCGTCGGTCTCGCGGGTGTGCGGGACGCCTACGCCACCGGGCGGGGCAGCTTCAAGACCCGCGCCCGCGTCTCGGTCGAGAGCATCACCGCCCGCAAGTCCGGGCTCGTGGTGACGGAGCTCCCGTACCTCGTCGGCGCCGAGAAGGTCATCGACAAGATCAAGGACGGCGTCCAGAACAAGAAGCTGAGCGGCATCGCCGACGTCACCGACCTCACCGACCGCGACAACGGACTCCGACTCGTCATCGGGATCAAGACCGGCTTCAGCCCGGAGGCGGTGCTCGAGCAGCTCTACCGCTACACCCCGCTGGAGGACGCGTTCGCGATCAACAACGTCGCGCTCGTCGACGGCCAGCCCCGCACCCTCGGGCTCAAGGAGCTCCTGCAGGTCTACGTCGGCCACCGCGTGACGGTCGTGACGCGACGCTCGCGGTACCGCCTCCGCAAGCGTCAGGAGCGACTGCACCTCGTGGAGGGACTCCTCGTCGCGATCCTCGACATCGACGAGGTCATCCAGCTCATCCGCGGCAGCGACGACACCGCGGCCGCGCGCGCCCGCCTCATCGAGGTCTTCGACCTCAGCACGATCCAGGCCGACTACATCCTCGAGCTCCAGTTGCGCCGCCTGACGAAGTTCTCGCGCATCGAGCTCGAGACCGAGCGCGACACCCTTCTCGCCGAGATCGCCGAGCTCGAAGAGCTCCTGGGCAGTCGCGCCCGGATCGAGGCGCTCGTCTCGGACGAGCTCGACGACGTCGCCCAGCGCCTCGGCACCCCCCGCCGCACCCTGCTGACCGAGGCGCGGCCGTCCGTCGCGACGACCGGTCGCAAGACCGCGGCCGTGCTCGAGATCGCCGACGTCCCGTGCCGCATCCACCTCAGCACCACGGGCCGCATGGTCCGCGTCGACCGCGATCCGGAGGCGGCCGCGCAGCCCGTCCGCGCGACGCGCCGCAGCAAGCACGACGCCGTGCTGAGCACCCTCGACACGACCAGCCGGAGCGAGATCGGCGCCGTCACGTCCGCCGGACGCCTCCTGCGCTTCTCCCCCGTCGACGTCCCGTCCGTCCCGTCGTCGTCCGTGCAGCTCGGAGCGGGCGTCCGGATGGCCGACTACCTGACCGGCCTGGCCAAGAACGAGCGCGTCCTCGCCCTCGTCGCGCTCGACGACACCCGGCCGATCGCCCTCGGCACCCTCCAGGGAGTCGTCAAGCGCGTCTCGGTCTCCGAGCTGCAGAGCCGGCCCGACATCGAGCTCATCGCACTCCGTCCGAAGGACGCGGTGGTCGGAGCGGCACCCGCCGCCGACGACGACGAGCTCGTCTTCGTCACCGGCGAGGCCCAGCTGCTGCGCTTCTCCGCCTCCGCTGTGCGCCCCCAGGGCCGGACCGCGGCGGGCATGGCGGGCGTGAAGCTCGGCGAGACGGACGAGGTGGTGCACTTCTCGGTCGTCTCGGCGGACGATCGCGAGGACGCCGTCGTCGCGACCGTCGCCGTCGACAGCTGGGCGCTGACCGGCACCGACGCCGGCAGCGCGAAGGTCTCGCCGTTCTCGGAGTTCCCATCGAAGGGCCGCGCGACGGGCGGTGTCCGCGCGCAGCGCTTCCTCAAGGGCGAGACGGCGCTCGGAGTCGCCTGGGTCGGCCCGGGTCCCGCCCACGCCCTCGAGGCCGACGGCTCGGTCGCCGCGCTGCCCGAGTCCGGGATGAAGCGCGACGGTTCGGGTGTGCCCGTCGCGGCCCCGATCGCGACGATCGGCGCGGCACCCGAGCTGCTCTGA
- a CDS encoding DUF3093 domain-containing protein: MQSYRERLWPAPWLFVSTALVIPASILVFAPIDPVVGVVVALVLYGGTIGALLALSPVIEVVDGELRAGRAHIPLELVGEPTTHTGQQAFAERGPRLDARAYLVIRGWVRDVVRVPIEDPEDPTPYWLLSSRRPNDIVAAIRGSRRRRGRPSERGEA; this comes from the coding sequence ATGCAGTCCTACCGGGAGAGGCTCTGGCCCGCGCCGTGGCTCTTCGTCTCCACAGCCCTCGTGATCCCCGCCAGCATCCTGGTCTTCGCGCCGATCGATCCGGTCGTCGGCGTCGTCGTCGCACTCGTGCTGTACGGAGGGACGATCGGCGCCCTGCTCGCGCTCTCGCCCGTGATCGAGGTCGTCGACGGGGAGCTCCGGGCCGGGCGGGCGCACATCCCGCTGGAGCTCGTGGGCGAGCCGACGACCCACACGGGGCAGCAGGCGTTCGCGGAGCGGGGGCCGCGGCTGGACGCGCGGGCGTACCTCGTGATCCGCGGGTGGGTGCGGGACGTGGTGCGGGTGCCGATCGAGGACCCTGAGGACCCGACGCCGTACTGGCTGCTGTCGAGTCGCCGCCCGAACGACATCGTCGCCGCGATCCGGGGATCACGGCGACGGAGAGGTCGTCCTTCGGAGCGTGGAGAGGCCTAA
- the sepH gene encoding septation protein SepH, whose product MMELKVIGVESGSLVLVSDGGERFSVRIDETLQSQLRPRVHSLPPRETRVSPREIQAHIRSGLSPEEVAELTGASLEHVQRFEGPVTAEREHVVASALSVRVYTSADPDPLEEGTPFGDVIRERLASLGAEGEQWSSWKEEDGWVVKLLFRSDEIDHDARWRFDPRKALLSPLTPEATTLSQQGEIRPTLIPRLRAVIPAAVDELATRFDTDAFSRSGDSSRSSRGEHPATGRPSALPHARPTAVRPSDTEPQPALAETPRVVSTLPRVSTTTEQRERNLNDTADLLDALRRRRGERDHASSLRVREEPVQEAPVVEKAPEPERPAPPAAAAPAPAKEQAPSSARGGFRRGRASMPSWDEIVFGARSED is encoded by the coding sequence ATGATGGAACTGAAGGTGATCGGCGTCGAGAGCGGATCGCTCGTCCTCGTCTCCGACGGAGGCGAACGGTTCTCGGTGCGGATCGACGAGACGCTGCAGAGCCAGCTCCGCCCGCGCGTGCACTCCCTGCCGCCGCGCGAGACGCGCGTCTCGCCCCGCGAGATCCAGGCCCACATCCGCTCGGGGCTCTCCCCCGAAGAGGTCGCCGAGCTCACCGGCGCCTCGCTCGAGCACGTGCAGCGCTTCGAGGGCCCCGTGACCGCCGAGCGCGAGCACGTCGTCGCCTCCGCACTCTCCGTGCGCGTCTACACGAGCGCCGACCCGGATCCCCTCGAGGAGGGCACGCCGTTCGGCGACGTCATCCGGGAGCGCCTCGCCTCCCTGGGCGCCGAGGGCGAGCAGTGGTCGAGCTGGAAGGAGGAGGACGGCTGGGTCGTCAAGCTCCTGTTCCGCTCGGACGAGATCGACCACGACGCGCGCTGGCGCTTCGACCCGCGGAAGGCGCTGCTCTCTCCGCTGACGCCCGAGGCCACGACCCTCTCCCAGCAGGGCGAGATCCGGCCGACCCTCATCCCCCGCCTGCGCGCCGTCATCCCTGCCGCCGTGGACGAGCTCGCGACGCGCTTCGACACCGACGCCTTCTCCCGATCGGGCGACTCCTCGAGGAGCTCCCGCGGCGAGCACCCCGCGACCGGACGCCCGTCGGCCCTGCCGCATGCGCGGCCGACCGCTGTCCGCCCCTCCGACACGGAGCCGCAGCCGGCCCTCGCCGAGACGCCCCGCGTGGTGTCGACCCTCCCCCGCGTCTCGACCACGACCGAGCAGCGGGAGCGGAACCTCAACGACACCGCCGATCTGCTCGATGCGCTGCGGCGTCGTCGGGGCGAGCGCGATCACGCATCGTCGCTGCGCGTGCGCGAGGAGCCCGTGCAGGAGGCGCCGGTCGTCGAGAAGGCCCCCGAGCCCGAGCGCCCGGCACCGCCCGCCGCCGCCGCTCCCGCTCCGGCCAAGGAGCAGGCCCCGTCGAGCGCCCGCGGCGGCTTCCGCCGGGGTCGGGCGTCGATGCCGAGCTGGGACGAGATCGTCTTCGGAGCCCGCAGCGAGGACTGA